Within Quercus lobata isolate SW786 chromosome 5, ValleyOak3.0 Primary Assembly, whole genome shotgun sequence, the genomic segment ACTGGGCATCAGAGTATTAATGAATAaccccattggctgggtatcagagtaccaatgaataacccccatcgGTTTGGGTATTaaaataccaatgaataacccccattgatttgggtatcagaataccaatgaataaccccaaTTGAccgggtatcagagtaccaatgaataacccctattggtttgggtatcagaatcaattcatagtcagattgtccataatcatatatatcaaatcatagtttctaacaaaaatatatcttattcaaatacgtatatataatcatatattcaatattcaaatatatttgtgatatttctatattctttacTTAAAAtcaatatagcaaaaaaaacaattaaataaaatacatcatatattcagtagtcaaatatatttgtgatatttctttacttgaaatcaatAATACAATGGAAATACAATTATAACAActgtaaacaattttcagtagttaGAATTAcgcaaaataaaatcaattaggataaggttacttacctccaaaAGCTATTCCAAAAGAAACTTTTCCTTAACAATTCCTCTAAAATCTTTAGATATCACCTAGATCAATTTTCAAACACTatactcaataatcaaattaTTCAAGAAAACTTATAACAGTATCTACCGGAAGAAAGACTATTCAAAATAACCAATAATTGCCCATTATCCACTCACACCAAAATCCCATgtaatttacaatatttttgctCTCTTTATTTCTGCCACTAATAGGTCCTAGGAATCAAGTCTATAGTTACACCATACCCACAGGCGTAAAGGGCCAAAAGTACATCACCCATTATTATATTCGggagttgatatatatatatatatatatatatataatcacttATGTTAGATCTATTGATTTCCCTTTTACGCCTCAAccaaccaaataaacaaatttaataataataataataacaatatagaaAAGGAGCTGGCGTTGCTTTCTCAAGGTGGTAATTCAATTtatcatatatacatatataaatgtatatttttttctttcctgccAGTGCCGCCGACCATAGTTCTCTTTTGGCATGAGGACAAAACTAAGAAAAGCGCTATATCAAACCAGAATCAAGCTCCTGACATGCTTTTACAGAAAAATACTATTTGACACATATATTTTTACCTCCGTAATTATTAGACTACCGGCCTACACCATAACTTTTTGCTATTCACCAAAACTCAATTTGGTAAACCTATGCAGCACTTACGGTAAACGCAACACTGGCAGGGaaaaaaatagatctaattcCTTCTTCGTTTACATCATCATATTTcattggatttttattttttattttttttattaaatctcaCTATTAGccaaaatacccacataaaaaatactctaattctaaataaaacttaaatttgaCAAGAAAGAAATTCTTAAGCTCTTACCTCAATTGTGCAGTCAAACCTTCTCTTCTAGAGTAATTTCAGtagtctcctctctcaaaaCATCTCTTCATATACGTTGACataataaacttatatatatagctagggtttcaaccttattttctagaAACCCCTtagaaatattaattataaatttgaccccataaacaaatttacttaaataaccttacctttttttttcccccaggTATTAtaggtagtgtgtgagagagtgtgaagaaaagttcaatctctcatttcaatgcacgactcctagtacgtgactaatcaattgtGCGGATCTTAGTACGTGACTTGATCActaacttgagaaggatgttggctgcaaagttcttctgtTCATCACACGACGaggatcatgaagttgcttggtcacaaaaccttatggtgcagcttcttcaagaactagggtaaactaggtttccggtcacacttttcttcacacttgtggaattgtgctcttgtgcaacttgtgtaaccTTTTACAaccctcaaaataatccttatatatgtttagggttgtgagaaaagaaagcctaaatataaattcacggattggatgaaaatcagcttgaaaaactgaacttcataaatctCAACAGATACCCTATTTGTCAAGTAGCTGTCAAGTTTCGGGCTGAAACAACtcttttaaagctcgatagatatagctgtcgagctagctgtcaagatttaataaacaacacttcttcacatGATTcatggacagacttgcatggctttaacacttgaacttgaaatcttgttccttgaagtattaaacacatcctagatctatccaattacaagtaaaatgtgttttgtcaaaagattagctaattacataaaatgttgacatatgtgatcttaacattgaatcacatatgtcctaaaatGCCATTTAAGTGAGGAATTTATATCCGAGCATCAATTGTGCACTTACGATCGTCCTTAGTAATGATGATCATCCTTAGCAATGATGGTTGTCTTTAGTAATGATTGTCATCCTTAGTAACGACGGCCACTTTATGGATGACCATTTTACACTACTCGTCAGTTGCCCCCTTTATTCCTTTGTTGTCCTCTATTTGGATGAGCATAGGAATATGAAAGGTTTTCTGTGGTTCAATCTCCCCTTCGTGTCCTGAGATTCTCGTTCCATCACATTTAATGCGAGGCGACTTTCTCGTCAGGTGATTGACACATGCTTTCTCTTCATTGGTTGCACGTGCGAAGTTTTCTTGAGCTTCCCATGCAccttgatttttgttttccttttcagaAAAACTGCTTGTCAGTCTTTTACCATGCGAATAGCTGTTTCTTTAGCATCTTTGATTTCAACTCTCAGCCTACTTTTGGCTTGAATAATGGTCATACATTTACTTTCTACTACAGACATAATGAATAAATCGTCAAATTTTCTTGCATAATTATTTATGCACAAATCACCTTGTTTAAGAGTGTATAGTTGCTCGAGAAAATCCTTGTGAAGATTTCTTAGAAGAATTTCTATAAGAAGTGTCTTACCCTCATCCCAAGTCAATCCACTTGCATAGCATCTCTCAAGATGTGAAATCATTATGGCAGAAACTGGTTTTATGATGTAATTGATGTAGCACAAATTCACCAAGGGAATTGAGAattaataagaacaaaaaaaataaaaataaacttaggAATTGACGCCTAGGGTTGCTTGGAATCTACACCAAGTAGGATCGAAAACCTAGGAATCAACCCCAAGTCATTGGAAAAATTCCAATAGAAATTTATTCATCATAAACTTGTGTTTGGAGTACAGTCGCACACTTATAAAGACTATTAGGACTAAATCCTAACCCTATTTGACTGGAGCCAAAGcctaattattgaataaaatatgataCAAATAACCAAATCAGCTTATGAgacttaaaataaaatccaatagACCAATAGGAAAAGATACACTTgcctctaaaaattaaataaactaaactaaaataaaattgtcttcACACTCCTTGGATCATTCTCCCTTGGTTGGAGACAACTTGGCCTTGAGTCTTAAAGTGTTTAAGGATAGGAACTCTTGCACTTGATGCTAACACCAACTCTTAAATCACCTTGTTAATATGTAGTCTAGTATCCTAAACATGTTGAACATCTCCATTTAGCTTGAAACTTTGCTAAATTATAAcctcttataaaaaaaagatctgAAAAATTATAGCCTGTTGTTAgattgagggggagtgttattaaactattaaggGCCATTTAGTTTGGTCAACCCACTTTTTTGAGATGTTTTAGTGTATTTTAAGGTGCATGGAGTGAAGCTTTCTATTATGAAGGATCACAATCCATTGAACACCACGTTTTACTTTTCCTCTGATAAATAGGATGTGAAAATGGCAAGAAAACTAATATAGTGGATACAGCATATCACATTAAATCAGCAAGTGGTCCAATATTGCGTACTTGTATCACAATAAACCAGAAAGCGGTCCAATATTGCATACTTGTATCACAATAAACCAGAAAGTGGTCCAATATCGCATGCATACTTTCATGTGCATGTCATCTCGAGACTTGTTCCATTTATGACCACTGCAGTAGAAAATATGCAACTTCAACCTCAAAGCATTTCATCTGAtattaactaattttattttttggtggtgTAAATAGTGTAGAGGTTCGTTTCTTCTTTTGTCATTCTCGTTCTTTCCATTAATGACATACTGTAAATCTTGATTTAGTTACCTTTAATATACCACTTATTTTAACGCTTTTCcttacaattatttttgttgtgtgaATTTTAGGTTCAGAGATTACACTGATGCCCTGCTGTAAGGGTTTTTCTCTGTTCCAACACAATATATGACAAATTTATCACTTAAAGGTATCGTTGGAATTTAGGGATTAATATACTTCAGGTCATGAATAGGGAATGAAGCCATTGGTCCGCATAGCATAGCGATATATGTAACGTATTTAACATTTCTGtacattatttttctattttaaaaatagtagATGTTATGCTGCAACTTCTATTTTTAATCTGTTTGTTTTTGAGTAAATTACTTAGTGATAtgttggtctctctctctctctctctctcttggtatGTGAGTTATGTTATGCATGAGTAGGTGAAGAATTTTCAGTTGACAAAGTTGATAATGGGGTTACTATATGGCAGAATAtgccaaatttttgttttgaaatcgGTTGAGTTGATCTGGGGAGAAATGCTAAGCTGTGGCAGTTTAATTAGATTCTTTGCTTGTGGTGTTTTCTGTGACAAAGGACATAATTAATATTCAATGTGCAATAATTTATTGGCTAAGTTTCCTTTCGTCTAAGCTTTATCATATGTTCcggattattttattttttctttagtttttatgaattttgtaTTGTTGCTGGGTGCATTTTTATATTAGCTGGCCATTTGAACCGTTCCTCCTGGCAGAGGAATATCTTTCAAGTTTCATTGTCCTAAGAATCTATGGTTAATTGAGAAAGTTTTATTTAATCACTGTTATAGCCGCTTCATTTTTTTGACTTGATATATCATTATAGCTGTGAGTGATCTGGACTAAAGTGGGTTTGAAATGGTCTGTCGGAGGAAACTATATGAAATGGTGATATAGTGATGTGGTGTGCTGAGAAATTTAAGAATCTTGGCAATGAGATTAAGAGATGTAGCCTCCTTAATCCTTATAGCCCATAAGGAGTtttatgagaaagaaataatcaATGAGAATGGAAGGCATCGTCGTATATTAAAATCTAGTATTTGTTTCTTTCAAATGTATGTTTTAGTGCCTAGTGGTTGTTTCATGTGTGAATGTGTCCTTGTGCCCCCATGCTTTTCTGCCATATAGTGGCTTGCTTTCAATATTTAATTGAAtgtattttgtttctttcattattgtctaaaaaataaattgcctATACTAATGACTCACTGTAGAGAATGTAAACTAGCACTGTAGTTGGGTTTTCAAGTATTTGCTCACAATTTTTGTGAAGCAGTATTGATATATAGGTATATTGACATCACCTATAAGTTCCTAACTTTTCATGCATTCCTAATATCCAATTCTCAGATTACAGAATGATTTTCTCAGATTTTTGCTAGTTTATCAATTATCCCTTCTAGTAATCTGACCCTAGAGTTTGCAGGTCATTCAATTACATGTTCAATCTACatccccatcaaaacaaacaattttattatgaatattGCGTTTATTCAAATCTGGACGCATTTAATCAAACCAGATTTAAGTGTACAAGCCACTAGCACACATACAATATATAGGTTTTAAACTTAAGAGTATCTCTCGAGTCTTAAGTGCCTTTCTGGATCCTCATGGAATCAATTAATGCCCTTCCATTGAGTTCGCGAGATAAAAATTCCCTGAAATAGTCAGCAACGCCTGTTCTTTTGAACAATGCTGGAGATTCTGGAGTAATAAGGCTTGGTGCTGGACCCATATCTGCTTCTAGGCTTGGGCTGTAAAATGTGGCCACGGAGAGCCTCTCCTTTGCTGAGTTAACAGTTGCCCTATGCTCAATGCTACGGTAAATTCCATTCGTCACAATCTGCCAAATCATTCATGGAAAACCAATAATGGTAGTTTTGGGCTTTGGTAGGTCGTGATTTTGTTTGATTCTAcgtagagaaatgatatgtccacaatattttcataacatttttctaCATAAAGtgtccaaataaaaataaagaacaattaaCTATAGGGTAAGGATTGGTCTAGTGTCCAGTTACACTGGACCCATCTGAATGATCCTATTTGTCTATTGTTGGACATGTGTCATCATCTCGATGAGTTTGGTGCAATTGGACACAGGAACCAATCTAAGTCCTTAGATATAATTTTAGAAGAATTCTAGGATCACAAACTTTTACATACCTTTTGCTACAACTATCTTATGTGGTTAACTGTGAGTGGTAGAGAAAAAATAGTGGGTTCATGTGAAAATAACAGATTGCTAGTTATAGTTTGCCATATAAGATAGTTATGAGAAATGGTGTGGTAAAGATTCTAGTTTAATTTCGGaataactccttttttttttaagaatttattttctatctGGTCTTGCTTTGACTTTTGAGCGCCTTAAAGATTGAGCATATTGCAAAAGGATTTGGTGGGTCTATGTATGTGATTTGGTCTTTAATTATGTTTGAAGGCATGAACCTTAGTTCTTTAGCTAAATGGATAGGAAGATGGAAACTTTAGAAAAATCACTCAATAGTTTGGAAGCAATTTTGCTAGCATGCATATAGGACTTATCATATAATTAATTAGTGATACTTGTAATTATGTGAGAGGAGAAAACATATTATTTAAGGATCGAGTATTGAATAATTACTAAAAAAGTTGGTATTTACCTCTAAAATGTCGCCAATGTTGACAATAAAGGCATTAGGGAGAGGTTTGATTGAAATCCACCTCCCATCTTTCCTTATCTGGAGGCCTTCCATTTCATTGACTTGGAGGAGGATTGTTAAGCCCCCAGCATCTGAGTGAGCATTGAGGCCAATCGCAAGCTCAGGTTGTGGGCATGGAGGATAGTAGTTCATTCTCATTCCCTGAAACCCTTCTTCAAACAGGCTCCTCATGTCATTATGTTCCATTCCTAGAGCTTTTGCCATCAGTTCAAGTATTTTCATGGCAAGGTCTTTAAGCTCTGCTGAGTAAGCGTCTAAGTTATCTCTACATGTGAAGGAAGATGGTTAATCACCATAATAGTAATTAGAATTTGAGTAAACCCAACTAGAAAAAAGTTAATGttgcctctctttctctctctccctcattcttagagagagagagagagagagagagagagagagttatacctgatacaatttttacaaagtttcacattttttataccatagatttctaaaatatccaatggttaaaaaaaatcattaaatattactattacTTTCCACTTTTTGCCTAATTAATATTAgcattttttctctattttcctaTTTCATTGGTTTCCGCTTTCCCCTTGATTAGAGGGTACACAGCCATTTTCAATACCTTGCAAATCATATTTATCTCTACTAAAGAGCACCCCACCATAACCAAACCTCCTGTTTCGGCAAAAATGTACaccaaatttttaaattttatgcaGATCAGTAGATCTGGACAGATTTTCATTTAAATGACTCAATCTTacttcaaaagagagagagagaggagaagcaAATCAAGTGACTCGATCTTACTTTCTTTTTATGCAGATATggataaattttcattttatgttttgaaatctagtgtttattgaaataaataaaatcatagtAGTGATTCTAGTGATTTGGTGAAGGTGGAACTGAGGATTATTACCCCAGTTGATTGGCGTTGAGCATCTTTGACGTTGATCATACCCAAAGGTCCCAAATTTGCCACCAATCACTACTATGATTTTATTGGATAATATCCTTGATAGTTGGTAGTATTGGGTTATAATATATCATGGTcccaaactattgaaaaaatatttccacAGAGACGCTTGGTAGTATTGGATAGTGTCCTGCAACtgtttgattctaaaaaaaataaaaaattcttgcCATTGTCCTTagttttttacaaatttatattcTACATGGGAGCTCACCAGGCAATTCAAAGATACAAACTcaggagagaagagagagaatgtgagCACATTTTAGGAGTACTAGAGACAAATATGGAAATTCATAAATAAGGGAAAATAAATGGGATGGTAATCAACATTAatgagtttaatt encodes:
- the LOC115988547 gene encoding protein SRG1-like, with product MEPEITTLGSSIPVPCVQELAKEKTSTVPPRYVRFPNEPPIISDTTSLPQVPVIDMQRLFSAEFMDTELEKLHYASKEWGFFQLINHGVSISLVEKVKVGIQELFNLPMEEKKKLWQLPGDIEGFGQTFVMSEEQKLDWGDMFKMVTHPIHLRKPHLFPKIALPFKDNLDAYSAELKDLAMKILELMAKALGMEHNDMRSLFEEGLGLTILLQVNEMEGLQIRKDGRWISIKPLPNAFIVNIGDILEIVTNGIYRSIEHRATVNSAKERLSVATFYSPSLEADMGPAPSLITPESPALFKRTGVADYFREFLSRELNGRALIDSMRIQKGT